From one Anopheles bellator chromosome 1, idAnoBellAS_SP24_06.2, whole genome shotgun sequence genomic stretch:
- the LOC131215865 gene encoding mucin-2-like produces MESKIVFLFFLGALVGATWGQPGPDETFLITSVNKESLLKTLLQQEATSTNFGHQGSTRSDADGYHYDRPKDPLCLAGHGPHCQQTQPDHGYLPPCGNGGHGPQCGHVTIPALPEVPHPPAFVHPIHPVGNPVVQVQTFVFGACTNGGAGPYCCTNGANRPDCTFPAPPVIHAPPQPPPTRPPPPPPTTTRPRPPPTTTRPKPPPTTTRPRPPPTTTRPRPPPTTTRPKPPPTTTRPRPPPTTTRPKPPPTTTRPRPPPTTTRPKPPPTTTRPRPPPTTTRPKPPPTTTRPRPPPTTTRPKPPPTTTRPRPPPTTTRPKPPPTTTRPRPPPTTTRPRPPPTTTRPRPPPTTTRPKPPPTTTRPRPPPTTTRPKPPPTTTRPRPPPTTTRPRPPPTTTRPRPPPTTTRPRPPPTTTRPRPPPTHPAGPTQLVYLGCPEGGIGPHCCTNGGNGPGCTINNGPQYVIEVQPAIEVSPPTQITYIGEPECPNGGIPPYCDQGQQVLGQIIGQQTGQQFGQQFGYDGYGQQQTQRPINTPSYGGYRPQSAVSILPSSTAGPFSRFQGDDGFGQSSANAQSAQPARPAPTPQPQRQQTVAPRPAPTRQTAAPKPQPTRAQATAAPSRATPAARPQSPAPQRQSAGAGGSQKSPGFGQGAQGGNFQRPQRPDEHGFYYKDGEKAVIF; encoded by the exons ATGGAAAGCAAG ATTGTTTTCCTGTTCTTCCTCGGAGCACTGGTCGGTGCGACCTGGGGGCAACCAGGTCCCGACGAAACCTTTCTGATTACGTCCGTAAACAAGGAGAGCTTGCTGAAAACATTGCTACAACAAGAAGCAACGTCGACAAACTTTGGCCATCAAGGATCAACACGCAGCGATGCCGATGGTTACCACTACGATCGGCCAAAGGATCCACTGTGCCTCGCAGGCCATGGGCCGCACTGCCAGCAAACGCAACCCGACCACGGATATCTGCCACCGTGTGGTAACGGGGGTCACGGGCCCCAATGCGGACATGTGACAATCCCCGCACTACCGGAAGTGCCGCACCCACCGGCATTTGTGCACCCTATACATCCTGTAGGCAACCCTGTCGTCCAGGTTCAAACGTTCGTCTTCGGGGCCTGCACGAACGGTGGCGCAGGACCTTACTGCTGTACGAATGGAGCGAATCGTCCTGACTGTACCTTCCCGGCGCCTCCAGTAATTCATGctccaccacaaccaccaccgacgcgaccacctccgccgccgccaactaCTACTCGTCCTAGACCGCCGCCAACTACTACTCGTCCCAAGCCTCCACCAACTACTACTCGTCCTAGACCGCCGCCAACAACTACCAGGCCACGTCCACCGCCAACTACTACTCGTCCTAAGCCTCCACCAACTACTACTCGTCCtagaccaccaccaacaactacTCGTCCTAAGCCTCCACCAACTACTACTCGTCCtagaccaccaccaacaactacTCGTCCTAAGCCTCCACCAACTACTACTCGTCCtagaccaccaccaacaactacTCGTCCTAAGCCTCCACCAACTACTACTCGTCCTAGACCGCCACCAACTACTACTCGTCCTAAGCCTCCACCAACTACTACTCGTCCAAGACCACCGCCAACTACTACTCGTCCCAAGCCTCCACCAACTACTACTCGTCCtagaccaccaccaacaactacTCGTCCtagaccaccaccaacaactacTCGTCCtagaccaccaccaacaactacTCGTCCTAAGCCTCCACCAACTACTACTCGTCCtagaccaccaccaacaactacTCGTCCTAAGCCTCCACCAACTACTACTCGTCCAAGACCACCGCCAACTACTACTCGTCCTAGACCGCCGCCAACAACTACCAGGCCACGTCCACCGCCAACTACTACTCGTCCTAGACCTCCGCCAACTACTACCAGGCCACGTCCACCGCCAACCCATCCAGCAGGACCAACGCAGCTCGTATACCTTGGCTGCCCAGAAGGCGGTATTGGCCCACATTGCTGTACAAACGGAGGCAATGGGCCTGGTTGCACCATAAACAACGGACCTCAGTACGTGATCGAGGTTCAACCAGCGATCGAGGTCAGTCCGCCGACCCAAATCACCTACATCGGTGAACCGGAGTGCCCGAATGGAGGAATTCCGCCCTACTGCGACCAGGGTCAGCAAGTATTAGGGCAGATAATCGGGCAGCAGACCGGGCAGCAGTTCGGACAGCAGTTCGGTTATGATGGCTATGGTCAGCAACAAACCCAGAGGCCGATCAACACGCCCAGCTACGGTGGATACCGGCCGCAGTCGGCGGTGAGCATACTGCCGAGCAGCACCGCAGGGCCCTTCTCTCGCTTCCAGGGCGATGACGGATTTGGTCAATCGTCCGCGAATGCCCAGTCAGCCCAACCTGCGCGCCCAGCACCGacaccgcaaccgcaacggcAGCAGACCGTGGCACCACGTCCTGCGCCAACACGCCAAACCGCAGCGCCTAAGCCGCAACCGACGCGTGCGCAGGCTACTGCTGCTCCGTCCCGCGCAACACCCGCTGCCAGACCCCAGTCGCCTGCCCCGCAGCGGCAgtcagccggtgccggtggttccCAGAAGTCGCCAGGCTTCGGACAGGGCGCTCAAGGTGGCAACTTCCAGCGGCCACAGCGGCCGGACGAGCACGGATTCTACTACAAAGATGGCGAAAAGGCGGTAATATTCTAG